In the genome of Myxococcus stipitatus, one region contains:
- a CDS encoding PTS sugar transporter subunit IIA encodes MWRWTDFLDVDAIRPSLASRAPTEVLHELAGLMAPAAGVSQRELALNLMAREHLGSTAMEGGVAVPHCRLAHARRIVTCLGIHRGGLAFGAAEDGLVRIFVGLVSPLDTAGLHLNVLARIATLLHDPGLRADLLVASSPEVIRALLVQAEEEHLSPRHDVALGR; translated from the coding sequence ATGTGGAGGTGGACCGATTTCCTGGACGTGGACGCCATCCGCCCCTCGCTGGCGTCGAGAGCCCCGACGGAGGTGCTGCACGAGCTTGCGGGGCTGATGGCGCCCGCGGCCGGTGTGTCCCAGCGGGAGCTGGCGCTGAACCTGATGGCGCGCGAGCACCTGGGCTCCACGGCGATGGAGGGAGGCGTGGCGGTGCCGCACTGCCGGCTTGCCCACGCGCGGCGCATCGTCACCTGTCTGGGCATCCACCGAGGCGGCCTGGCGTTCGGCGCGGCCGAGGATGGACTGGTGCGCATCTTCGTGGGCCTCGTCTCACCCCTCGACACCGCGGGGCTCCACCTCAACGTGCTCGCGCGTATCGCCACGCTGTTGCATGACCCCGGGCTCCGCGCGGACTTGCTGGTGGCGTCGTCGCCCGAGGTGATTCGCGCGCTGCTCGTGCAGGCGGAGGAGGAGCACCTGTCGCCTCGCCATGACGTGGCCCTGGGGCGCTGA
- a CDS encoding PTS sugar transporter subunit IIA, with the protein MLRWTDYLDAEGVRLSMVAKDRVGVVQELAGLMAARAQVSARELATHLLAREQLGSTATMGGVAVPHCRVAGVPRIVTCVGLHRQGVDFGDADQGRVHIFVGMVSPPDTAGLHLNVLARIGALLRNARLREALLTAPSTAALRALLLCVEETHVNQGSEPVQARGV; encoded by the coding sequence ATGTTGCGATGGACTGACTACCTGGATGCCGAAGGCGTCCGCCTGTCGATGGTGGCGAAGGACCGGGTGGGCGTGGTGCAGGAGCTGGCCGGATTGATGGCGGCTCGGGCGCAGGTCTCTGCTCGGGAGCTGGCGACACACCTGTTGGCGCGCGAGCAGCTCGGCTCCACGGCGACGATGGGCGGCGTGGCGGTGCCGCACTGCCGGGTGGCCGGGGTGCCTCGCATCGTCACGTGCGTGGGGCTCCATCGTCAGGGGGTCGACTTCGGAGACGCGGACCAGGGCCGGGTGCACATCTTCGTGGGGATGGTGTCGCCTCCCGACACGGCGGGCCTGCACCTCAACGTGCTCGCGCGGATTGGCGCGCTCCTGCGCAACGCGAGGCTTCGCGAGGCGCTGCTCACCGCGCCGTCGACCGCGGCCCTGCGCGCGTTGCTCCTCTGCGTCGAGGAGACACACGTGAACCAGGGCTCCGAGCCTGTCCAGGCTCGCGGCGTGTAA
- a CDS encoding saccharopine dehydrogenase family protein, which produces MTTTSSITPRWLLYGASGYTGRLIAEEAVRRGHRPVLSGRSLEKLTPLAEALGLEVRPAALEDPRQLAAALKDLPLVLHAAGPFVRTAEPMRQACLTHGVHYQDITGEIPVFEGSFRLDAEAKARGVSLMSGVGFDVVPTDCLARYVADLVPGATELEIAISGGSQASAGTAKSVVLQLPEGGKVRRGGVLVSHPLGQGIRRLRFDDKERTVMPIPWGDLSTAYRTTGIGNITTLMAVRASSAQALRWTAPVLREALKVGLVRDRVLRLIDSRVHGPTAETREKVRSHIWAQARAPDGRSSQAWLQVPEGYLFTARAAVLAVEELLAQPTPGALTPAGAFGADFVLRVEGCRRLDTPG; this is translated from the coding sequence GTGACGACCACCTCATCCATCACGCCTCGTTGGTTGTTGTACGGAGCCTCTGGTTACACCGGCCGCCTCATCGCGGAGGAGGCGGTGCGCCGCGGCCACCGTCCCGTGTTGTCCGGTCGTTCGCTCGAGAAGCTGACGCCGCTCGCGGAGGCCCTGGGGTTGGAGGTCCGCCCCGCCGCGCTGGAGGACCCGCGCCAGCTGGCCGCCGCGCTGAAGGACCTGCCGCTGGTGCTCCACGCCGCGGGCCCCTTCGTGCGCACCGCCGAGCCCATGCGCCAGGCGTGCCTCACGCACGGCGTGCACTATCAGGACATCACCGGGGAGATTCCCGTCTTCGAGGGCTCGTTCCGCCTGGACGCCGAGGCCAAGGCCCGCGGAGTCTCGCTGATGTCCGGCGTGGGCTTCGACGTGGTGCCCACCGACTGTCTGGCCCGGTACGTCGCGGACCTGGTGCCCGGGGCCACCGAGCTGGAGATCGCCATCTCGGGCGGCTCGCAGGCGAGCGCCGGCACCGCCAAGTCCGTGGTGCTCCAGCTCCCCGAGGGCGGCAAGGTCCGGCGCGGCGGAGTCCTGGTGTCCCATCCCCTGGGCCAGGGCATCCGCCGCCTGCGCTTCGACGACAAGGAGCGCACGGTGATGCCCATTCCGTGGGGCGACCTGTCCACCGCGTACCGCACCACCGGCATCGGGAACATCACCACCCTGATGGCGGTGCGCGCCTCCTCGGCCCAGGCCCTGCGCTGGACGGCCCCCGTGCTGCGCGAGGCGCTGAAGGTGGGGCTCGTGCGGGACCGGGTGCTGCGCCTCATCGACTCCCGCGTCCACGGGCCCACCGCGGAGACTCGTGAGAAGGTCCGCTCTCACATCTGGGCCCAGGCGCGCGCGCCCGATGGACGCTCCTCCCAGGCCTGGCTCCAGGTGCCGGAGGGCTACCTCTTCACCGCGCGTGCGGCGGTCCTCGCCGTGGAGGAGCTGCTCGCCCAGCCCACCCCGGGGGCGCTCACCCCGGCGGGGGCCTTTGGCGCGGACTTCGTCCTCCGGGTGGAGGGCTGTCGCCGCCTGGACACCCCGGGGTGA
- a CDS encoding methyl-accepting chemotaxis protein has product MRLKLKQKVMLSPAVAAVFLTVLFAVVLAEGPSWLVGALALSCLGSMVALAVWLHREVAEPVGRLAAVARRIAQDGDLSQPIEAVGQDEVGELGRSLQVMVARLREVPSTLQSVVTELSSAASRLTQASQDQVNFLTNQSRSLTEASTTIAEIAQTSSMASSRAEMVLKVAAEADAFSSSGQQSIEQSAEGMQQIRERVSALVSSIAHLSEQAVHAGEIISSVKDLADQSNVLALNAAIEAARAGEGGRGFAVVAREMRALSGQSLQSTQRIGKILLEINQAIRQTTSIAEEDSEKMEQNIEQVLASASSLSGITTVVQESSQAARQIVASVTQQNAGIAQMTDVMTHLSSMMADVVTSTLTAEEAVAQINATLGRLQTLSTAFRV; this is encoded by the coding sequence GTGCGTTTGAAGCTGAAGCAGAAGGTCATGCTGTCGCCAGCGGTCGCGGCGGTGTTCCTGACGGTGCTCTTCGCGGTGGTGCTGGCGGAGGGGCCTTCCTGGCTGGTGGGCGCGCTGGCCCTGTCGTGTCTGGGGTCGATGGTGGCCCTGGCGGTGTGGCTGCACCGCGAGGTGGCCGAGCCCGTGGGCCGGCTGGCGGCGGTGGCTCGGCGCATCGCGCAGGACGGCGACCTGTCGCAGCCCATCGAGGCGGTGGGCCAGGACGAGGTGGGCGAATTGGGGCGCAGCCTCCAGGTGATGGTGGCCCGGCTTCGAGAGGTGCCCTCCACGCTGCAGTCGGTGGTGACGGAGCTGTCCTCGGCGGCTTCGCGGCTGACGCAGGCGAGCCAGGACCAGGTGAACTTCCTCACCAACCAGTCGCGCAGCCTCACCGAGGCGAGCACCACCATCGCCGAAATCGCCCAGACCTCCAGCATGGCGTCCAGCCGCGCGGAGATGGTGCTGAAGGTGGCGGCGGAGGCGGACGCGTTCAGCTCGTCGGGCCAGCAGTCCATCGAGCAGAGCGCGGAGGGCATGCAGCAGATTCGCGAGCGGGTGAGCGCGCTGGTGAGCAGCATCGCGCACCTGAGCGAGCAGGCCGTGCACGCCGGCGAAATCATCAGCAGCGTGAAGGACCTGGCGGACCAGTCCAACGTGCTGGCGCTCAACGCGGCGATTGAAGCGGCGCGCGCGGGCGAGGGCGGCCGAGGCTTCGCGGTGGTGGCGCGGGAGATGCGCGCGCTCAGTGGCCAGTCGCTCCAGAGCACCCAGCGCATCGGGAAGATTCTCCTCGAAATCAACCAGGCCATCCGCCAGACGACCTCCATCGCGGAGGAGGACAGCGAGAAGATGGAGCAGAACATCGAGCAGGTGTTGGCCTCGGCCAGCTCGCTGTCGGGCATCACCACGGTGGTGCAGGAGAGCAGTCAGGCGGCGCGGCAGATTGTCGCGTCCGTCACCCAGCAGAACGCGGGCATCGCGCAGATGACGGACGTGATGACGCACCTCTCCTCGATGATGGCGGACGTCGTGACGTCCACCCTGACGGCCGAGGAGGCCGTGGCTCAAATCAACGCCACGCTGGGCCGCCTCCAGACGCTGTCCACCGCGTTCCGCGTGTAG
- a CDS encoding formate--tetrahydrofolate ligase — MTLRPIADVGAELGLSPEDVHPWGTHRAKVSLGALAKQGGRQGRLVLVSAINPTPPGEGKTTMSVALAMGLRRRGRKVVAALREPSLGPVFGVKGGGTGGGQASLEPAADINLHFTGDLHAITSANNLLAALVDNAVYYSHPVAIDSTRVRWRRAMDMNDRFLRNVIVGLGGKAHGVPREGAFDITAASEVMAILALSENLKDLEARLGRVVVGLTPDGKPVRARDVDAAAAMVALLKDALMPNLVQTREGGPALVHAGPFGNIAHGCSSVVGTRMGLAYADEVVTEAGFGFDLGAEKFLDIKCRSTGLWPRGVVLVVTLRALKYQGGAPLARVADPDADALARGFDHLEKHLESVRAFGLPAVLCVNRFPQDTEAELDALRAFGKARGVETAVCEGFTRGGEGALELADRVLAMLDATDASPPQPRFLYDVKQSPEEKVRAIARTVYGADDVAFTASARKDLEMVRELGGAELPVCMAKTHLSLSDDPTKQGRPRGFTLTVREVRLSAGAGFMVALTGDILTMPGLPKEPAARRITVHEDGRITGLMQGE, encoded by the coding sequence ATGACGCTGAGACCCATCGCAGACGTAGGCGCCGAGCTGGGCCTTTCTCCCGAGGACGTGCACCCGTGGGGCACCCACCGCGCCAAGGTGTCCCTGGGAGCGCTCGCGAAGCAGGGTGGCCGACAGGGGCGCCTCGTCCTCGTCTCCGCCATCAACCCCACGCCTCCGGGCGAGGGGAAGACCACCATGTCCGTGGCGCTGGCCATGGGCCTGCGGCGTCGGGGGCGCAAGGTCGTGGCCGCGCTGCGAGAGCCCTCGCTCGGGCCGGTGTTCGGCGTGAAAGGCGGTGGCACCGGCGGCGGACAGGCGAGCCTGGAGCCCGCGGCGGACATCAACCTGCACTTCACCGGGGACCTGCACGCCATCACCAGCGCCAACAACCTGCTGGCCGCGCTCGTGGACAACGCCGTGTATTACAGCCACCCCGTGGCCATCGACTCCACGCGCGTGCGCTGGCGGCGCGCCATGGACATGAACGACCGGTTCCTGCGCAACGTCATCGTCGGCCTCGGCGGCAAGGCGCACGGCGTCCCGCGCGAGGGCGCCTTCGACATCACCGCCGCCAGCGAGGTGATGGCCATCCTCGCCCTGTCGGAGAACCTCAAGGACCTGGAGGCCCGCCTGGGCCGCGTCGTCGTGGGCCTGACTCCCGATGGCAAGCCCGTGCGCGCCCGGGACGTGGACGCGGCGGCGGCCATGGTCGCCCTGCTCAAGGACGCGCTGATGCCCAACCTCGTGCAGACGCGCGAGGGCGGCCCCGCGCTCGTGCACGCCGGCCCCTTCGGCAACATCGCGCACGGGTGCAGCTCCGTGGTGGGCACGCGCATGGGCCTCGCCTACGCGGACGAGGTCGTCACCGAGGCGGGCTTCGGCTTCGACCTGGGCGCGGAGAAGTTCCTCGACATCAAGTGCCGCAGCACCGGCCTGTGGCCCCGGGGTGTCGTGCTCGTCGTCACGCTGCGCGCGCTGAAGTACCAGGGCGGCGCGCCCCTCGCCCGCGTGGCGGACCCGGACGCGGACGCGCTGGCGCGAGGCTTCGACCACCTGGAGAAGCACCTGGAATCCGTGCGCGCCTTCGGCCTGCCCGCCGTGCTGTGCGTCAACCGCTTCCCGCAGGACACGGAGGCGGAGCTCGACGCGCTGCGTGCCTTCGGGAAGGCGCGCGGCGTGGAGACCGCCGTGTGCGAGGGCTTCACCCGCGGCGGCGAGGGCGCGCTGGAGCTGGCCGACCGGGTGCTCGCCATGCTCGACGCAACGGACGCCTCACCGCCCCAGCCGCGCTTCCTCTACGACGTGAAGCAGTCCCCCGAGGAGAAGGTGCGCGCCATCGCCCGCACCGTGTACGGCGCGGACGACGTGGCCTTCACCGCCTCCGCGCGCAAGGACCTGGAGATGGTGCGCGAGCTGGGCGGCGCGGAGCTGCCCGTGTGCATGGCGAAGACGCACCTGTCGCTCTCGGATGACCCGACGAAGCAGGGCCGGCCCCGAGGCTTCACGCTCACCGTGCGCGAGGTGCGGCTGTCCGCGGGCGCGGGCTTCATGGTGGCGCTCACCGGAGACATCCTCACCATGCCGGGCCTGCCCAAGGAGCCCGCGGCCCGTCGCATCACCGTCCACGAGGACGGGCGCATCACCGGGCTGATGCAGGGCGAATAG
- a CDS encoding sulfite exporter TauE/SafE family protein → MMLFAGLAGALLVGVLLGLLGGGGSILTVPLLVYVLGVEPRTAIAMSLVVVGVTSANGAWLHARAGRVRWRTAFVFGAGGMVGAFLGGKLNPLLSPTALMVFFACVMVAASVAMLLRSDAPAPAPSSTAAPAVSASGIGRVLLQGVGVGLLSGLVGAGGGFLIVPALAMVGLPTPVATATSLVVIALQCAAGLVGHLGHLELPWVLTAQVIAVALVGSLVGGRLAGRVAPGLLRKGFAVFVLATAAFLLLAQLPAGAKERAAQVLSNVGAWPWVAVATLLGLPALLWRLLSSRERTAKEG, encoded by the coding sequence ATGATGTTGTTCGCGGGGCTCGCGGGCGCACTGCTCGTGGGCGTGTTGTTGGGGTTGTTGGGTGGCGGGGGCTCCATCCTCACGGTGCCGCTGCTCGTCTATGTGCTCGGCGTGGAGCCGCGCACGGCCATCGCCATGTCGCTCGTCGTCGTGGGAGTCACCAGCGCCAACGGCGCCTGGCTGCATGCGCGAGCGGGGCGCGTGCGGTGGCGCACCGCCTTCGTGTTCGGCGCGGGAGGCATGGTGGGCGCGTTCCTGGGCGGGAAGCTCAACCCGCTCCTGTCGCCCACCGCGCTGATGGTGTTCTTCGCGTGTGTCATGGTGGCCGCGTCGGTCGCCATGCTGCTGCGCTCGGACGCCCCCGCGCCCGCGCCTTCGAGCACGGCGGCGCCCGCCGTGTCCGCGAGCGGCATCGGCCGGGTGCTGCTGCAAGGCGTGGGGGTGGGCCTCCTGTCGGGGCTCGTGGGCGCGGGAGGCGGCTTCCTCATCGTCCCCGCGCTCGCGATGGTGGGCCTGCCCACGCCCGTGGCCACGGCGACGTCGCTGGTGGTCATCGCGCTCCAGTGCGCGGCGGGCCTCGTGGGACACCTGGGCCACCTCGAGCTGCCGTGGGTGCTCACCGCGCAGGTCATCGCGGTGGCGCTGGTGGGGAGCCTCGTGGGAGGCAGGCTCGCGGGACGCGTGGCGCCGGGCCTGTTGCGCAAGGGCTTCGCCGTCTTCGTGCTCGCCACCGCGGCGTTCCTCCTACTCGCGCAGCTCCCCGCCGGGGCGAAGGAGCGCGCGGCGCAGGTGCTCTCGAACGTGGGGGCCTGGCCCTGGGTGGCGGTGGCCACGCTGCTGGGACTTCCGGCCCTGTTGTGGCGCCTGCTGTCGAGCCGTGAGCGCACCGCGAAGGAGGGCTGA
- a CDS encoding rhodanese-like domain-containing protein yields the protein MSPLYDNALPQPGGYRDVDARQLAAEGPPGPHLVDVREPVELDGVLGRLEGIRPAPLATVREAAALWPKDAEVVLICRSGARSARAARLLVELGFSRVMNLRGGMLAWNEESLPVVRLKSEARPTLAQVRDTLRSRLLGLRIARVDALPSAPTRAELAAVLDALRDAPPPGVDDTAAFERTLREVRDLLAVASEGGSRR from the coding sequence TTGAGTCCCCTGTACGACAACGCTCTTCCCCAACCTGGGGGCTATCGCGACGTGGACGCGCGGCAGCTCGCGGCGGAGGGCCCTCCGGGTCCCCACCTGGTGGACGTCCGCGAGCCCGTGGAGCTGGATGGTGTGCTCGGCCGCCTGGAGGGAATCCGCCCGGCGCCGCTGGCCACGGTGCGCGAGGCCGCCGCGCTGTGGCCCAAGGACGCGGAGGTCGTGCTCATCTGCCGCTCGGGCGCCAGGTCCGCGCGGGCGGCCCGGCTGCTGGTGGAGCTGGGCTTCTCGCGGGTGATGAACCTGCGCGGCGGGATGCTCGCGTGGAACGAGGAGTCGCTGCCCGTGGTGCGGCTGAAGTCCGAGGCGCGCCCCACCCTCGCCCAGGTGCGCGACACGCTGCGCTCCCGGCTGCTCGGCCTGCGGATTGCGCGCGTGGACGCCCTGCCCTCCGCGCCGACGCGCGCGGAGCTGGCCGCCGTTCTGGACGCGCTGCGGGACGCCCCGCCTCCGGGTGTCGACGACACGGCCGCCTTCGAGCGGACCCTGCGCGAGGTCCGCGACCTGCTCGCCGTCGCGAGCGAGGGAGGCAGCCGGAGATGA
- a CDS encoding MBL fold metallo-hydrolase — protein MLFRQLFDAESSTYTYLLADLATREAVLIDPVLEQVERDVRLLQELGLKLKVVLETHVHADHITAAGLLRERTGAQVFASARGAPCVDRQLSQGDVVRVGGIEVLVLETPGHTDDSLSFLCDGRLFTGDALLVRGTGRTDFQNGDPGQLYDSITRELFSLPDATEVYPAHDYAGFTMTSVGEEKRHNPRLAGRSREDFVALMKARQLPPPRKLDVAVPANRACGLSEPASPHHA, from the coding sequence ATGCTCTTCCGGCAGCTCTTCGATGCGGAGTCCTCGACGTACACATACCTGCTGGCGGACCTGGCCACGCGAGAGGCCGTGCTCATCGACCCCGTGCTGGAGCAGGTGGAGCGGGACGTGCGGTTGCTCCAGGAGCTCGGGTTGAAGCTCAAGGTCGTCCTGGAGACCCACGTCCACGCCGACCACATCACCGCGGCGGGCCTCCTGCGCGAGCGCACGGGTGCCCAGGTGTTCGCCTCCGCGCGCGGCGCGCCCTGCGTGGACCGCCAGCTCTCCCAGGGTGACGTGGTCCGCGTGGGCGGCATCGAGGTGCTCGTGCTGGAGACGCCCGGCCACACCGACGACAGCCTGAGCTTCCTCTGCGACGGCCGGCTGTTCACCGGCGACGCGCTGCTCGTCCGGGGCACCGGCCGCACCGACTTCCAGAACGGCGACCCGGGGCAGCTCTACGACTCCATCACCCGCGAGCTCTTCTCCCTGCCCGACGCGACGGAGGTGTATCCCGCGCACGACTACGCGGGCTTCACCATGACGTCGGTGGGCGAGGAGAAGCGGCACAACCCCCGGCTGGCGGGCAGGTCTCGCGAGGACTTCGTCGCCCTCATGAAGGCCCGGCAGCTGCCTCCGCCGCGCAAGCTGGACGTGGCCGTCCCGGCCAATCGCGCGTGTGGACTCTCCGAGCCCGCGTCGCCGCATCACGCCTGA
- a CDS encoding sigma-54 interaction domain-containing protein: MPSSRPPPPSPLALAALDSLAGAVLLVDANRRVASLTPALESLLGTPLREGAALAEVLTPPGDLDALLSHGRETSARLRSGATTVPVRVRAVPLTRAGRLQGWALSFTREQAPRDTGGEEVFHGLWTQDAELRRVFRIVEKVARTESSVLVRGESGTGKEHIAHALHVLSPRGKGPFRAINCAALPPNLLESELFGHVRGAFTGAVRDSPGHFRLAHGGSLFLDEVAELPLDLQAKMLRVLETRTVIPVGGRAPVPVDVRIIAATHRALRREVEAGRFRADLMYRLRVVPIFLPTLRERRGDILPLALRFLDELQQRGTRRVERIAPGARKLLEAHPWPGNVRELRNVMEYAYVIGEGPVLREADLPPEFSEPPAGARLDATDLDPEQLRGALAKAGGNRTEAARLLGVSRVTLWRRLRALDEADE; the protein is encoded by the coding sequence ATGCCCTCGTCCCGCCCGCCTCCGCCGTCCCCACTCGCCCTCGCCGCGCTCGACTCGCTCGCGGGCGCCGTGCTCCTGGTGGACGCGAACCGCCGGGTGGCCTCCCTCACCCCCGCCCTCGAGTCCCTCCTCGGCACGCCCCTCCGAGAAGGCGCCGCCCTCGCCGAGGTCCTCACGCCGCCAGGAGACCTCGACGCCCTGCTCTCCCACGGCCGGGAGACCTCCGCGCGCTTGCGCTCCGGCGCCACCACCGTCCCCGTCCGAGTGCGCGCCGTGCCCCTGACGCGAGCAGGCCGCCTCCAGGGCTGGGCGCTCTCCTTCACGCGGGAGCAGGCGCCTCGGGACACCGGAGGCGAGGAGGTCTTCCACGGCCTGTGGACCCAGGACGCGGAGCTGCGCCGCGTCTTCCGCATCGTCGAGAAGGTCGCGCGCACCGAGTCCAGCGTGCTGGTGCGAGGAGAGTCCGGCACGGGCAAGGAGCACATCGCCCACGCGCTGCATGTCCTCTCCCCGCGCGGCAAGGGCCCCTTCCGCGCCATCAACTGCGCGGCCCTGCCCCCCAACCTCCTGGAGAGCGAGCTGTTCGGCCACGTGCGCGGCGCCTTCACCGGCGCGGTGCGAGACAGCCCCGGCCACTTCCGCCTCGCCCACGGCGGCTCCCTCTTCCTCGATGAAGTCGCCGAGCTCCCCCTGGACCTCCAGGCCAAGATGCTGCGCGTGCTGGAGACGCGCACCGTCATCCCCGTGGGAGGCCGAGCCCCCGTGCCCGTGGACGTGCGCATCATCGCCGCCACCCACCGGGCCCTGCGCCGCGAGGTCGAGGCCGGCCGCTTCCGCGCGGACCTCATGTACCGCCTGCGCGTGGTGCCCATCTTCCTGCCCACCCTGCGCGAGCGCCGAGGCGACATCCTCCCGCTCGCCCTGCGCTTCCTCGACGAGCTCCAGCAGCGAGGCACCCGCCGCGTGGAGCGCATCGCCCCCGGCGCGCGAAAGCTCCTGGAGGCCCACCCCTGGCCCGGCAACGTGCGCGAGCTGCGCAACGTCATGGAGTACGCCTACGTCATCGGCGAGGGCCCCGTCCTCCGCGAGGCCGACCTCCCCCCGGAGTTCTCCGAGCCCCCCGCCGGCGCCCGCCTCGACGCCACGGACCTGGACCCGGAGCAGCTCCGCGGGGCGCTCGCCAAGGCAGGAGGCAACCGCACCGAGGCCGCGCGCCTGCTCGGCGTCAGCCGCGTCACCCTGTGGCGCCGCCTGCGCGCCCTGGACGAAGCGGACGAGTGA
- a CDS encoding FAD/NAD(P)-binding oxidoreductase, with protein sequence MMTPDTDCGCKDPVTTPMPHLVPVNERHRVLIIGGGTAGICVAARLTRLGQKGVAILEPSDRHYYQPLWTLVGAGEARIEDTVRDEARLIPRGVKWLKDAATEVDPIRQEVRTRGGLRVGYDFLVVAPGIQLDWDKVAGLRDALETEHVSSNYDVKLAPKTWRMLQAFKGGTALFTHPATPVKCAGAPQKIMYLAADHFRRTGLLARSEVIFGSGAKAIFGVQPFARVLEDVVKRYGIHTRFGHNLVAVDGARREATFETTQDGRTTRVTQRYDLLHVTPPQSAPDFIKNSPLTSREGTCVGWVRADKHTLQHPTYPNVFALGDASDLPTSRTGAAIRKQAPVLVQNLRAVMDGRAPTARYDGYASCPLTTAYGKLLLAEFDYDGNPTPSFPFIDTLQERRDMWVMKKHGLPQLYWKLMMRGRG encoded by the coding sequence ATGATGACGCCCGACACGGACTGCGGCTGCAAGGACCCGGTGACCACGCCGATGCCGCACCTCGTCCCCGTGAACGAGCGCCACCGCGTCCTCATCATCGGCGGAGGCACCGCCGGTATCTGCGTCGCCGCCCGACTCACCCGCCTCGGCCAGAAGGGCGTCGCCATCCTCGAGCCCTCCGACCGCCACTACTACCAACCCCTCTGGACCCTCGTCGGCGCGGGTGAAGCACGCATCGAGGACACCGTCCGCGATGAAGCCCGCCTCATCCCCCGAGGCGTGAAGTGGCTCAAGGACGCCGCCACGGAAGTCGACCCCATCCGCCAGGAGGTCCGCACCCGCGGCGGCCTGCGCGTCGGCTACGACTTCCTCGTCGTCGCCCCCGGCATCCAGCTCGACTGGGACAAGGTCGCCGGCCTCCGCGACGCCCTCGAGACCGAACACGTCAGCAGCAACTACGACGTGAAGCTCGCCCCCAAGACGTGGCGCATGCTCCAGGCCTTCAAGGGCGGCACCGCCCTCTTCACCCACCCCGCCACTCCCGTGAAGTGCGCCGGCGCCCCCCAGAAAATCATGTACCTGGCCGCCGACCACTTCCGCCGCACCGGGCTCCTCGCCCGCTCGGAGGTCATCTTCGGCTCCGGCGCCAAGGCCATCTTCGGCGTGCAGCCCTTCGCCCGCGTGCTCGAGGACGTCGTGAAGCGCTACGGCATCCACACCCGCTTCGGCCACAACCTCGTCGCCGTCGACGGAGCCCGCCGCGAGGCCACCTTCGAGACCACCCAGGACGGCCGCACCACCCGCGTCACCCAGCGCTACGACCTCCTCCACGTCACCCCGCCCCAGAGCGCCCCCGACTTCATCAAGAACAGCCCCCTCACCTCCCGCGAGGGCACCTGCGTGGGCTGGGTCCGCGCCGACAAGCACACCCTCCAGCACCCCACCTACCCCAACGTCTTCGCGCTCGGCGACGCCTCCGACCTCCCCACCAGCCGCACCGGCGCCGCCATCCGCAAGCAGGCCCCCGTCCTCGTGCAGAACCTGCGCGCCGTCATGGACGGCCGCGCACCCACCGCGCGGTATGACGGCTACGCCTCCTGCCCCCTCACCACCGCCTACGGCAAGCTCCTGCTCGCCGAGTTCGACTACGACGGCAACCCCACCCCCAGCTTCCCCTTCATCGACACCCTCCAGGAGCGCCGGGACATGTGGGTCATGAAGAAGCACGGCCTGCCCCAGCTCTACTGGAAGCTGATGATGCGCGGACGCGGCTGA
- a CDS encoding NUDIX hydrolase, with the protein MTDGHAWSGNWNVRLYERARERGYTSLTAFAAAHPTTPLFALAEELGAHDVAGVQVLSGLRAEAEASHQVSRFVRDVLVRLLSQNLPLGWPETLDDANRFKVAKTLGQWFAYTPESQQEHVDHAGDVLLANPPPPGWRPLNSEDALLRPLLPDDPA; encoded by the coding sequence ATGACTGACGGACATGCGTGGAGCGGAAACTGGAATGTCCGCCTGTATGAACGTGCTCGTGAGCGTGGCTACACTTCGCTGACCGCCTTCGCTGCGGCACATCCAACGACTCCACTGTTTGCCTTGGCCGAGGAACTGGGAGCGCACGACGTCGCCGGAGTGCAGGTGCTCAGCGGTCTGCGAGCAGAGGCAGAAGCGAGTCACCAGGTCTCCCGGTTCGTGCGCGACGTGCTCGTGCGCCTCCTGTCCCAGAACCTCCCCCTGGGATGGCCAGAGACACTCGACGACGCAAATCGCTTCAAGGTCGCCAAGACGCTGGGCCAGTGGTTCGCCTACACCCCAGAGTCCCAGCAGGAGCACGTCGACCACGCGGGTGACGTGCTCCTCGCAAACCCTCCCCCTCCAGGCTGGCGCCCCCTCAACTCCGAAGACGCCCTGCTCCGCCCCCTCCTCCCCGACGACCCCGCCTGA
- a CDS encoding NUDIX hydrolase, which produces MTDRHPWKGNWKVRLHERVRERGYSSLTAFAEARPTASLVSLAEALGPDDIAGVQVFSALVDEAERTHRLTRLVRAQLVRELSEFLPNGWPAEMNDDTREDVAIALGQWSAYTPEVLRERVMRAGGALMGMPHPPGWRPLSPDDELLRTLLPDDEA; this is translated from the coding sequence ATGACCGACAGACACCCATGGAAGGGGAACTGGAAGGTCCGTCTCCATGAGCGCGTTCGGGAGCGTGGCTACAGCTCACTGACTGCGTTCGCGGAGGCCCGTCCCACCGCATCGCTGGTCTCACTGGCCGAAGCGCTTGGCCCCGACGACATCGCCGGCGTGCAGGTGTTCAGCGCGCTGGTCGATGAAGCGGAGCGAACCCATCGGCTCACCCGCTTGGTTCGTGCACAGCTCGTGCGCGAACTCTCCGAGTTCCTCCCCAACGGATGGCCTGCCGAGATGAATGATGACACTCGCGAGGATGTCGCCATCGCACTTGGGCAATGGTCGGCCTACACACCAGAGGTACTTCGAGAGCGCGTCATGCGGGCTGGAGGTGCGCTCATGGGCATGCCGCATCCTCCTGGCTGGCGTCCACTCAGCCCCGACGACGAACTGCTCCGCACCCTCCTCCCTGACGACGAAGCCTGA